From the genome of Haloferax mediterranei ATCC 33500, one region includes:
- a CDS encoding DUF7344 domain-containing protein, whose product MVQLGRADTDESLVSRDDVYGLLSNHRRRYALHAIKQNDGPTELSNLAEQVAAWENGKVVHEVTSTERHRVYTSMQQTHLPALERAGVITHDNGTITLTEQATDLDVYLDVVPGNSIPWAEYYLGLSAVALALVAAVWVGVFPEWIPKLAWATLISLLFLGSAAYHVYQNRSMRLGEADRPPEVRE is encoded by the coding sequence ATGGTACAGTTGGGAAGGGCAGACACAGACGAGAGTCTCGTTTCCCGTGACGACGTTTACGGTCTCTTGAGTAACCACCGCCGTCGGTACGCTCTCCACGCAATAAAGCAGAACGACGGACCAACTGAACTCTCGAACCTCGCAGAACAGGTCGCGGCGTGGGAAAACGGAAAAGTCGTCCACGAAGTCACGTCTACAGAGCGACACCGCGTGTACACCTCAATGCAGCAGACTCACCTCCCGGCGCTGGAACGCGCAGGCGTCATTACCCACGATAACGGTACGATTACACTGACAGAGCAGGCGACAGACCTCGATGTTTATCTGGATGTCGTCCCGGGCAATTCGATTCCATGGGCCGAGTACTACCTCGGGCTTTCGGCGGTCGCGTTGGCACTCGTTGCTGCCGTTTGGGTCGGTGTGTTCCCCGAGTGGATTCCGAAACTTGCGTGGGCCACTCTCATCTCGCTCCTCTTCCTAGGTTCTGCAGCGTATCACGTCTACCAGAACCGAAGTATGCGGTTGGGAGAAGCCGACAGGCCTCCGGAAGTTAGAGAATGA
- a CDS encoding ABC transporter permease, producing MRPRSPTAHPGRILVTGVLVGTIILLVLPIVLTFVSSFAREWTGVLPTGFVTLSHWKYVLGIGGGVQDAADTSIGASLGFSLLLALGGVLINLVVGIPIAYAVARYEFWGRNWTSTFAVLPLAPGIILGVAFLRAYPELSATNFGLIVGYSLLKAPYMVMAVLGSFESMPLRQLEESARSLGASWTRTFLTVIIPNAKTGIISGSIVCWTLAAAEFNFSYIVFSRGTPPLALFLKGHISNSSFLTTAAALSVFFLLVAGVTVLLQILGGHRPLNRI from the coding sequence ATGCGTCCACGGTCACCGACGGCCCACCCCGGACGAATCCTCGTTACCGGGGTCCTCGTAGGGACTATCATCCTACTCGTGCTCCCAATCGTCCTCACCTTCGTCAGTTCGTTCGCCCGCGAGTGGACCGGTGTTCTCCCGACGGGGTTCGTCACACTCAGCCACTGGAAGTACGTACTCGGAATCGGCGGCGGCGTCCAAGACGCGGCCGACACGTCCATCGGCGCTTCTCTGGGTTTCTCGCTCCTGTTGGCGCTCGGTGGTGTTCTCATCAACCTCGTCGTCGGGATTCCAATTGCTTATGCGGTCGCCCGCTACGAATTCTGGGGCCGTAACTGGACGAGTACCTTCGCGGTCCTGCCGCTCGCACCCGGGATTATCCTCGGTGTTGCCTTCCTCCGAGCGTACCCCGAACTGTCCGCGACGAACTTCGGACTCATCGTCGGCTACTCGCTTCTGAAAGCACCGTACATGGTGATGGCGGTACTCGGTAGCTTCGAGTCGATGCCGTTGCGGCAACTCGAAGAGAGCGCCCGGTCACTCGGCGCTTCGTGGACTCGCACGTTCTTGACCGTCATCATCCCGAACGCCAAGACGGGTATTATCTCCGGCTCGATAGTCTGTTGGACGCTCGCGGCGGCCGAATTCAACTTCTCGTACATCGTCTTCTCCCGGGGAACACCACCGCTCGCACTGTTCTTGAAGGGCCACATCTCGAACAGTTCGTTCCTCACGACGGCAGCGGCCCTCTCCGTGTTCTTCCTGCTGGTCGCCGGCGTTACCGTGTTGTTGCAAATACTCGGTGGTCATCGCCCACTCAACCGAATCTGA
- a CDS encoding UbiA family prenyltransferase, with amino-acid sequence MFTRNNAIARHGSGPMAVLRAFLSQIHPVFMLPPLAASWFGSILAGEFSLFVGAVHMGAIFCAVYTAHVKDGYVDFHVRNEDDDHPLTVTGCRIALAGAALAFIAALIGLWALAGPGAALLTLPTWVIGYLHAPQLDMHPIGATMGYPLGIALTIVSASYVQSGIVPLESLAFGLVFLVLLSGVKTIDDAQDYTYDSSIGKPTVAVVLGQDTARRVAYGIMTVGLGLVMGFAVGGVFPPSTVLAVGVFAPVAAIAWRKSPTLATMLLIRGAYLFLASLIAAVWFHPFV; translated from the coding sequence ATGTTCACACGAAACAACGCGATTGCGCGGCACGGCTCCGGGCCTATGGCTGTTCTTCGCGCTTTCCTCTCACAGATTCATCCCGTATTCATGCTGCCGCCACTTGCCGCGTCGTGGTTCGGGAGTATCCTCGCTGGTGAATTCTCACTCTTCGTCGGGGCCGTCCACATGGGCGCCATCTTCTGTGCAGTCTATACGGCCCACGTGAAAGACGGGTACGTGGATTTTCACGTCCGAAACGAGGACGACGATCACCCCCTGACTGTCACCGGATGTCGGATTGCACTCGCTGGGGCGGCACTTGCGTTCATCGCCGCGCTCATCGGTCTCTGGGCTCTCGCTGGACCGGGGGCGGCACTGCTCACGCTGCCGACATGGGTGATTGGCTACCTGCATGCACCCCAATTGGATATGCATCCAATCGGAGCGACCATGGGATACCCGCTTGGTATCGCTCTAACGATCGTGAGCGCGTCATATGTGCAGAGTGGGATAGTGCCACTCGAATCACTTGCATTTGGACTCGTGTTTCTCGTCCTTCTCTCGGGGGTAAAGACGATCGACGATGCCCAAGATTACACCTACGATTCCTCAATCGGTAAGCCGACGGTCGCAGTGGTACTCGGGCAAGACACCGCCCGAAGAGTAGCGTACGGGATAATGACGGTCGGGTTGGGACTCGTCATGGGATTCGCTGTCGGCGGTGTCTTCCCGCCGAGTACTGTTTTGGCTGTCGGAGTCTTTGCTCCCGTAGCAGCGATTGCGTGGCGGAAATCACCGACACTAGCCACGATGTTGCTTATCCGTGGCGCCTACCTGTTTCTGGCCAGTCTCATCGCCGCAGTGTGGTTCCACCCGTTCGTCTAA
- a CDS encoding ABC transporter ATP-binding protein — MARITLDGVTKRFDESVAVDGLDLEIADGETLGVVGPSGCGKTTTLRMIAGFETPTSGSVRFDGEDVTHRSPETRNVGLVFQSYALFDNMSVLENVTFGPKMHGVDREERRTRARELLAMLDIDDLAMRNPRTLSGGQQQRVGIARALAIEPKILLLDEPMTGLDAKLKRELRRELADLLSELGVTALYVTHDQDEAMEMTDRIAVLNDGHLEQVGSPEALYERPANRFVAEFVGASNLLSARPTTDGLDLGYATVDSPLETTAHDTVTVVARPDDITLCDDGIVTAEIEDVTYLGERAESIATLPDGTSVTVRFDPRAEHVVPGDETGLSFDTERLHVVERY, encoded by the coding sequence ATGGCACGAATCACACTCGACGGAGTCACCAAACGGTTCGACGAATCGGTCGCGGTCGACGGTCTCGACCTAGAGATTGCCGACGGTGAAACACTCGGTGTCGTCGGCCCCTCGGGGTGTGGCAAGACGACGACGCTCCGGATGATTGCCGGATTCGAGACGCCGACAAGCGGGTCGGTCCGGTTCGACGGCGAAGACGTTACTCACCGTTCCCCGGAGACCCGAAACGTCGGGCTCGTCTTCCAATCCTACGCGCTCTTCGACAACATGAGCGTCCTCGAAAACGTCACTTTCGGCCCCAAGATGCACGGTGTCGACCGTGAAGAGCGTCGGACCCGTGCCCGTGAACTTTTGGCGATGCTCGACATCGACGATTTGGCGATGCGGAACCCGCGAACACTCTCGGGTGGCCAACAACAGCGTGTCGGCATCGCTCGTGCGCTCGCCATCGAACCGAAGATTCTCCTGTTGGACGAGCCGATGACCGGTCTCGACGCGAAGCTCAAACGCGAACTCAGACGGGAGTTGGCCGACCTGCTCAGTGAGTTGGGTGTCACCGCGCTGTACGTGACGCACGACCAAGACGAAGCGATGGAGATGACCGACCGAATCGCGGTATTGAACGATGGCCACCTCGAACAAGTCGGGTCACCGGAAGCCCTCTACGAGCGACCGGCGAACCGGTTCGTCGCAGAGTTCGTCGGCGCGTCGAATCTGCTCTCTGCACGGCCAACGACCGATGGTTTGGACCTCGGCTACGCGACGGTCGATTCACCGTTGGAGACGACTGCACACGATACGGTGACGGTCGTCGCTCGACCGGACGACATTACACTCTGTGACGACGGAATCGTGACGGCCGAAATCGAGGACGTGACGTACCTCGGCGAGCGAGCCGAGAGTATCGCCACGCTCCCGGATGGAACGTCGGTGACGGTTCGTTTCGACCCACGGGCGGAACACGTCGTCCCCGGCGACGAGACCGGCCTCTCGTTCGACACGGAACGTCTCCACGTGGTCGAGCGCTACTAG
- a CDS encoding extracellular solute-binding protein has translation MENISRRQVLATTGAAVSAGVAGCAGTLGSGESSGETFGVGYGDYQTTVKAADFPKKLYVYAVQSGWSNWPAIMQAFEEQYGVPLNDDDRSSGEALKDLRSHAQNPTHSAYNGGYTYGILAMNDGLTQAYKPANWDAVPKKLKTDNGHMTATRRMTTAVTYRKDLYEERGLDAPETWDDLLQPEITKDLALQTPTAAVGLAAALSVNNARGGSLDDLQPVIDYYKQIKDGGAEFTDNFLAQFTKGEYATFIRYDYSGLNLKYNNDEIAEENVGVALLKGKNGNKGAFNQPYGYGMLKDAPNPGACKLFMDYVLSLEGQRKFLDAYVRPIRAPELEMPDEFPDQSTYDETEFQVDYGSLVEKQERIIQQINREANL, from the coding sequence ATGGAAAACATTAGTCGGCGACAAGTTCTCGCGACAACAGGTGCTGCGGTTTCAGCTGGGGTCGCCGGATGTGCCGGAACTCTGGGAAGCGGTGAGTCGAGTGGAGAGACGTTCGGTGTAGGTTATGGTGACTATCAGACGACGGTGAAGGCCGCTGATTTCCCGAAGAAGCTCTACGTCTATGCCGTCCAGTCGGGGTGGTCGAACTGGCCTGCCATCATGCAAGCGTTCGAAGAGCAGTACGGTGTGCCACTGAACGATGACGACCGGTCCTCGGGAGAGGCACTCAAAGACCTCAGATCCCACGCACAGAACCCGACACACTCGGCGTACAACGGCGGGTACACCTACGGCATCCTGGCGATGAACGACGGGTTGACCCAGGCGTACAAGCCCGCAAACTGGGACGCGGTCCCCAAGAAGTTGAAGACGGACAACGGCCACATGACGGCGACGCGCCGCATGACGACGGCGGTCACGTACCGAAAGGACCTCTACGAGGAGCGCGGCCTCGACGCCCCGGAGACCTGGGATGACCTCCTCCAACCGGAGATTACGAAGGACCTTGCGCTCCAGACGCCGACCGCCGCCGTTGGGTTGGCCGCTGCGCTCTCGGTCAACAACGCTCGTGGCGGGTCGCTCGACGACTTACAACCGGTCATCGACTACTACAAGCAGATCAAAGACGGCGGTGCCGAGTTCACCGACAACTTCCTCGCACAGTTCACGAAAGGCGAGTACGCGACGTTCATCCGGTACGACTACTCGGGGCTCAACCTCAAGTACAACAACGACGAAATCGCCGAGGAGAACGTCGGCGTTGCGCTGCTCAAGGGGAAGAACGGAAATAAAGGCGCGTTCAACCAGCCGTACGGCTACGGGATGTTGAAGGACGCGCCGAACCCGGGTGCGTGTAAACTGTTCATGGACTACGTTCTCTCGCTCGAAGGCCAGCGAAAGTTCCTCGACGCGTACGTGCGTCCGATCCGCGCTCCCGAACTGGAGATGCCCGACGAGTTCCCTGACCAGAGTACCTACGACGAAACCGAATTCCAGGTCGACTACGGGTCGCTCGTCGAGAAGCAAGAGCGCATCATCCAGCAAATCAACCGCGAGGCCAACCTGTAG
- a CDS encoding BCCT family transporter has product MKTWYLLGLEEASWPEKLMFVVAMSVMLALGGFGFLKPSVLSSTLIGAKTWVLNYFGWWFILLGFVLLIVVLLLVFSQYGKLRIGGPDAEPEFGLFSWLSMVFTVGFGASILIWGVAEPISIVSSPPPKPYPVQGASVEAMALAFMFIHEVFPGLAMWYLPVAMAFGIIVYTDGVGEYKISSMLTAVIDEDRIPGLYWTVNLAAVIATIGGISTTLGFSAQTMAAILGRVFNLEATVLTYAVFALIGVVFLGDVWLGLRKGIRNAARVTMLLIGLSMALLVVVGPTVFMFELGLDATGVWLSEMFRLTLYTAPTSAGNWAANWTGFWWAWWAAWSIFVGSFVARVSKGRTIREMFVVLVVVPTFLTWIQHLLIGGWVLAPGYQQPVADIMAAAGKPAAIAKALQITSFGTVLAVLFVLVIAGYIITSLDSAVFMISAITLGDENPNPRNRAWWGALLAFFGMMSLELKEFSSIQSLSVTMALPFSLLLLVILYGSYVVAKGYVQNTSEIDVESETLLTRQSDSSTPSDD; this is encoded by the coding sequence ATGAAAACGTGGTACCTTTTGGGCCTCGAAGAGGCCTCGTGGCCCGAGAAGCTTATGTTCGTCGTAGCGATGAGCGTGATGCTCGCTCTCGGTGGGTTTGGTTTCCTGAAGCCGTCAGTACTCAGTAGCACGCTCATCGGTGCGAAGACGTGGGTCCTCAATTACTTCGGTTGGTGGTTCATCCTACTCGGATTCGTGCTGTTAATTGTCGTCCTACTACTGGTATTTTCGCAGTATGGGAAACTCCGAATCGGTGGTCCCGATGCTGAACCGGAGTTCGGCTTGTTCTCTTGGCTGTCGATGGTATTCACCGTCGGGTTCGGTGCATCCATTCTCATTTGGGGCGTCGCAGAACCCATCTCCATCGTCAGCAGTCCTCCGCCAAAGCCGTATCCCGTCCAAGGTGCGTCCGTAGAGGCGATGGCACTGGCGTTTATGTTCATTCACGAGGTGTTCCCTGGCCTTGCAATGTGGTATCTCCCCGTCGCGATGGCGTTCGGAATCATCGTCTACACCGACGGCGTCGGTGAGTACAAGATTAGCTCGATGCTCACCGCCGTCATCGACGAAGACCGCATTCCCGGTCTCTATTGGACGGTCAACCTAGCCGCTGTCATTGCTACCATCGGCGGAATATCGACGACGCTCGGCTTCAGTGCACAGACGATGGCAGCGATTCTCGGACGAGTGTTCAACCTCGAAGCAACAGTTCTGACGTACGCGGTCTTCGCGCTTATCGGCGTCGTCTTTCTCGGTGACGTCTGGCTCGGGCTCAGAAAAGGAATCCGTAATGCCGCCCGTGTGACGATGTTACTGATCGGTCTCTCGATGGCTTTGCTCGTCGTGGTCGGTCCGACTGTCTTCATGTTCGAACTCGGTCTCGATGCGACAGGTGTCTGGCTCAGCGAGATGTTCCGGCTGACGCTCTACACGGCACCGACATCCGCGGGTAATTGGGCGGCAAACTGGACCGGATTCTGGTGGGCGTGGTGGGCCGCGTGGAGTATCTTCGTCGGCAGTTTCGTTGCCCGTGTCTCGAAGGGCCGGACCATCCGCGAAATGTTCGTCGTACTTGTCGTGGTGCCGACGTTCCTTACGTGGATTCAACATTTACTCATCGGTGGGTGGGTACTTGCGCCGGGGTACCAGCAACCAGTCGCTGACATCATGGCCGCTGCTGGCAAGCCTGCAGCAATCGCGAAGGCCCTGCAAATCACCTCCTTCGGGACGGTACTGGCGGTCTTGTTTGTGCTCGTCATTGCAGGATACATCATCACCTCGCTCGACTCGGCGGTGTTCATGATCTCCGCGATTACGCTTGGCGACGAAAATCCGAACCCTCGAAACCGCGCGTGGTGGGGGGCATTACTGGCCTTCTTCGGAATGATGTCGCTCGAACTCAAAGAGTTCAGTTCCATCCAGTCGCTTTCGGTCACAATGGCGCTTCCGTTCTCACTACTCCTGCTCGTCATCCTATACGGGAGTTACGTCGTCGCGAAAGGATATGTACAGAATACCAGTGAGATCGACGTAGAGAGCGAGACGCTCCTCACTCGGCAGTCTGATTCGAGCACACCGAGCGACGACTGA
- the tafC gene encoding TafC family fimbrial protein, which translates to MTGKWTRRSALAFLATGAGMLAVDSAGFTTVDADRTSTLGTTDDSSALLGVDGTRIEGSDGDSVTLTTLTNRFDEPLTWFRVDVPIDAPILDVETPRQLNPGEQGDIEATLSCPREEATTIDLTITAGGNDQQVELTREFTVVCEDPKVAWWKFDEKPSRTTLADEWSNHSATRSRRSWPSSRLIDPWAKDWALYFGHGCDVLTIQDDTALDLTSEFTLSVWVKYQPGVHTSTLSRLFSKWNSVGDDSYQFFIAEKPFSDQHHEIVIETTEKNVLTGVSVTPCEWQLLTWTHSAERDRVYVDTELHDVPGVPNAEPSNQPLRIGNGVDPSGKLDYGFTGWLDDARIYDRELTPEQVRDLYDEDDVDW; encoded by the coding sequence ATGACCGGGAAGTGGACTCGCCGGAGTGCACTCGCGTTCCTCGCTACCGGTGCGGGGATGCTTGCCGTCGATAGCGCTGGCTTCACGACGGTTGACGCCGACCGAACAAGCACCCTCGGAACCACCGACGATTCGAGCGCACTTCTCGGGGTCGACGGAACACGCATCGAAGGCAGTGACGGCGACAGTGTGACACTCACGACACTCACAAATCGGTTCGACGAACCACTCACATGGTTCCGCGTCGACGTTCCAATAGACGCACCGATCCTCGATGTGGAGACGCCGAGGCAGCTCAATCCCGGCGAACAAGGTGATATCGAGGCAACGCTGTCGTGCCCGCGAGAGGAGGCTACCACTATCGACCTCACCATCACCGCCGGCGGCAACGACCAACAGGTCGAGTTGACTCGTGAGTTCACGGTCGTCTGCGAGGATCCGAAAGTCGCCTGGTGGAAGTTCGACGAGAAGCCGAGTAGGACTACACTCGCCGACGAGTGGAGCAACCACAGTGCGACACGAAGTCGCCGTTCGTGGCCATCGTCTCGGCTAATCGACCCCTGGGCCAAAGACTGGGCACTGTACTTCGGGCACGGCTGCGACGTATTGACAATTCAGGATGACACTGCGTTAGACCTGACGTCCGAGTTTACGCTTTCAGTTTGGGTGAAGTATCAACCAGGGGTACATACAAGTACTCTTTCGAGGCTCTTTAGCAAGTGGAACTCGGTTGGTGACGACAGCTATCAGTTCTTTATCGCGGAGAAGCCATTCAGCGACCAACACCACGAGATTGTAATCGAGACGACGGAGAAGAACGTTCTCACCGGTGTTTCGGTTACACCGTGTGAATGGCAACTACTGACATGGACTCACAGCGCGGAGCGAGATCGCGTGTACGTTGATACGGAACTCCACGATGTCCCTGGTGTTCCCAACGCAGAACCGTCCAACCAGCCGTTACGCATTGGAAACGGGGTCGATCCGAGCGGCAAACTCGACTATGGGTTCACCGGCTGGTTGGATGACGCCCGTATCTACGACCGCGAACTGACGCCGGAACAAGTCCGGGACCTCTACGACGAGGACGACGTCGACTGGTGA
- a CDS encoding DUF998 domain-containing protein has protein sequence MTSKLSWRRAGAYAGLFIVILSGSVLTVSLLSNPWFSLQYHSLSDLGRRSARLTLVYNGGLVVSGVLLLFFCTQVFRESETRLSRGGVVLFGLTGIALLLIGYRSNGVTLPESYALGLALSGGTGVFLLAVSLSYRGVAYARLFAGVVVSGTFLALLAIHTFDGLAIAELIAIAEYDVTLLIFSYQLLQNPRDSCRTA, from the coding sequence ATGACGAGTAAGCTGTCATGGCGGAGGGCTGGAGCGTACGCTGGGCTGTTCATAGTCATACTGTCCGGAAGCGTTCTTACCGTATCGTTGCTGTCGAATCCGTGGTTTTCGCTACAATACCACTCACTCTCTGACTTGGGTCGCCGCTCGGCTCGGCTCACGCTTGTCTACAATGGTGGACTGGTCGTTAGCGGAGTTCTCTTGCTCTTTTTTTGTACTCAAGTCTTTCGAGAAAGTGAGACCCGCCTCAGCCGGGGTGGGGTCGTACTCTTCGGGCTGACCGGCATAGCGCTCCTTCTGATTGGATACCGCTCAAATGGCGTCACACTTCCTGAATCGTACGCTCTGGGCCTTGCGCTTTCGGGAGGAACAGGAGTATTTCTACTCGCCGTGTCACTGAGTTATCGAGGTGTTGCATATGCCCGGCTGTTCGCTGGCGTCGTTGTGTCTGGAACCTTCCTTGCGTTGCTCGCAATACACACGTTCGACGGACTGGCAATCGCCGAGCTAATTGCAATCGCTGAGTACGACGTAACGCTCCTCATCTTCTCCTATCAACTTCTCCAGAATCCGAGGGACAGCTGTCGTACCGCGTGA
- a CDS encoding ABC transporter permease yields the protein MTTDGEHGFERIATQKTGIQWTEWRRERVRILLLCLPFAVLAITAGVVPLWEMAKISVSESQFVTGGFTLDAYETLVTDPYYRSVAVNTIWFAVATTLGSLAVAVPVAHALEKYDLPAKGALVTVISFPNSLPGIVAAFMIIVLLGNSGVLTNLFAVFSGRAPTSLAVATSVFGLYVAYLYSMVPRSLLLLRGTYAEINTDAEAAARSLGATPWQTFRYVTFPQIRSGVVGAGILTFRTALAIFGTVLILKAISPPVWTLQINRELANGFDIQMASAMATVWFVFVFAATFLGLRLTDAEVSI from the coding sequence ATGACAACAGACGGGGAACACGGTTTCGAGCGGATAGCCACTCAGAAGACCGGCATCCAGTGGACGGAGTGGCGACGCGAACGGGTTCGTATCCTCCTTCTCTGTCTTCCCTTCGCTGTCCTCGCAATTACGGCCGGGGTCGTCCCGCTGTGGGAGATGGCGAAGATTAGCGTCTCTGAGTCACAGTTCGTGACCGGTGGATTCACCCTCGACGCCTACGAGACACTCGTCACCGACCCCTACTACCGGAGTGTCGCGGTCAATACGATCTGGTTCGCGGTTGCCACGACGCTCGGCAGTCTGGCCGTGGCGGTACCAGTCGCACACGCCCTCGAAAAGTACGACCTTCCGGCGAAGGGTGCACTCGTCACCGTCATCTCGTTTCCGAACAGTTTGCCCGGCATCGTCGCCGCGTTCATGATCATCGTCCTCCTCGGAAACAGCGGTGTCCTCACGAACCTCTTTGCGGTGTTTTCGGGGAGAGCCCCGACGTCGCTCGCCGTCGCGACGAGTGTGTTCGGACTGTACGTCGCGTACCTCTATTCGATGGTTCCCCGCTCGCTCCTGTTACTTCGAGGGACGTACGCGGAGATCAACACGGACGCCGAAGCGGCCGCTCGGTCACTGGGTGCGACCCCGTGGCAGACGTTTCGATACGTTACGTTCCCACAGATTCGTTCGGGTGTCGTCGGTGCCGGTATCCTTACGTTCCGCACCGCACTCGCCATCTTCGGAACGGTGCTGATTCTGAAGGCAATCTCGCCACCAGTTTGGACGCTCCAAATCAATCGCGAACTCGCAAACGGCTTCGATATCCAGATGGCGTCGGCGATGGCGACCGTCTGGTTCGTCTTCGTCTTTGCGGCGACGTTCCTCGGGCTTCGACTCACCGACGCGGAGGTGTCGATATGA
- a CDS encoding 2Fe-2S iron-sulfur cluster-binding protein, whose protein sequence is MPTIEFKGETIEADVGDNLRQTLLDAGLSPHNGKAQYTNCRGNALCGTCAVEIVEGDVSNPTGKERRRLKLPPHSLDSGLRLSCQLTIEDDLVVEKHPGYWGQKIEQNDS, encoded by the coding sequence ATGCCAACGATAGAGTTCAAAGGTGAAACGATTGAAGCCGACGTTGGTGACAACCTCCGTCAAACCCTCTTAGATGCTGGCCTCTCCCCGCATAACGGGAAAGCGCAGTATACCAACTGTCGCGGCAACGCGCTTTGCGGAACATGTGCCGTCGAAATCGTGGAGGGGGACGTCAGTAACCCGACGGGTAAAGAACGCCGTCGTCTCAAGTTGCCACCTCATAGTCTCGACTCCGGACTCCGGTTATCGTGTCAGCTGACGATTGAGGATGACCTCGTTGTCGAGAAACACCCGGGCTACTGGGGTCAGAAAATCGAACAGAACGACTCCTGA
- a CDS encoding signal peptidase I translates to MLRQFVEDFFTVVTTLVVISLVVGQLLGQPVLLGYVTSGSMSPTLNTGDAFVAIPEPLSGEIEPGDIIVFNAIELHGGGLTTHRVVEETETGYITKGDNNPFRDQSSDEPVVTDDRIVATALQLNGGVVRIPGLGTAITTVRDTVSGGQTALTTALGVDAPFGTQGLSGLFISVGLVLFLFIFIDDLREGQTRGRDRERSRTDSEAIDGRWVALGLAFLVLVPANAAMLAPSGTHQVVVDGDDVSGDIEPGDQVENGFTAKNSGLVTMLIFLETTHPDAEMSHSKLVVPHGESVTATLLVSAPPPGEQTAVTVTERRYFLLLPQGVIEQLHLIHPLVAIGVFNVLILLSVSAMVGAVFGFGSNRIRDTARDIPLKRRLKRLFK, encoded by the coding sequence ATGTTGCGACAGTTCGTCGAGGATTTTTTCACCGTCGTAACCACGCTTGTCGTCATCTCGCTCGTGGTCGGCCAACTCCTCGGCCAGCCCGTCCTCTTGGGATACGTCACGTCTGGGAGTATGTCACCGACACTGAATACGGGTGACGCGTTCGTCGCCATTCCCGAACCGTTGTCGGGCGAGATAGAACCGGGCGACATCATTGTTTTCAACGCTATCGAACTGCATGGAGGGGGACTGACGACACACCGAGTCGTCGAAGAGACCGAAACGGGCTATATCACGAAAGGAGACAACAACCCGTTTCGGGACCAGAGTAGCGACGAACCGGTGGTAACTGATGACAGAATTGTCGCGACAGCGCTCCAATTGAACGGTGGTGTAGTCCGAATTCCGGGGCTCGGAACCGCCATCACCACCGTTCGAGACACTGTGTCGGGCGGACAAACGGCTTTGACGACAGCACTCGGCGTCGATGCACCGTTCGGGACGCAAGGGTTAAGCGGCTTGTTTATCTCCGTCGGACTCGTGTTGTTCCTGTTCATTTTTATAGATGATTTACGGGAAGGACAGACCCGTGGCCGAGACCGAGAGCGTTCACGAACGGACAGTGAGGCTATCGACGGTCGGTGGGTTGCGCTCGGGTTGGCGTTTCTCGTACTCGTCCCAGCGAACGCCGCGATGTTGGCACCGAGCGGAACTCATCAGGTAGTTGTCGACGGGGATGATGTGTCCGGAGACATCGAACCCGGCGACCAGGTCGAAAACGGATTCACTGCCAAGAACAGTGGTCTCGTAACGATGCTCATTTTCCTCGAAACGACACATCCTGACGCGGAAATGAGTCACAGCAAACTGGTCGTGCCGCACGGTGAATCGGTGACAGCGACGCTGTTAGTGTCGGCTCCACCGCCGGGTGAACAGACCGCCGTGACGGTTACCGAGCGGCGCTACTTTTTGCTCCTTCCTCAGGGAGTCATCGAGCAGTTACACTTGATACATCCGCTCGTGGCGATTGGCGTATTCAACGTGCTGATACTGTTGAGTGTCTCTGCGATGGTCGGCGCAGTGTTCGGGTTCGGCTCGAATCGAATCCGAGATACAGCCCGTGACATTCCACTCAAGCGTCGGTTAAAGCGTCTATTCAAGTAG